DNA from Algisphaera agarilytica:
CGCTGCGGGGCGATTGGTAAACCCGGGCGGGGATTCGGCCGTACATTAATATGCAGGTCTGCGTCACACCCCGACGATGTTTCACCATGAAGCCCCCCGCCGGGCTACAATACCGTTCTGAACCATCCCGCTTCCTCGACGCCTGCGGCCGGCAAACGCCCTACGATCACACGGCCGCCCCCTCAAGAAACCCCGATGTCTGACGAAAAAGACCCCAAAATCAACCGCGGTGACGACAAGCGGCCCGCCCGCGACAACGGCAACCGCTCCGGCAAGGACGACAAGCCCACCGGCCGTGGCGGCGGGCCGGGCAACAACGGCAAGCCCAACAACGTCATGTCCCGCGGCGCGTTCGCGTGGATCATGGTCGGCATCATCGCCCTGGTCATGCTCCTCCTGGTTAACTCGGCCCAGAACTCGGCCAGCGAAGTGTCCTGGAAAGAGTTCTACGAACGCGCCCAGAACGGCGACTTCGACACCAACGAATCGCTGGTCGTGAAAAACGACCGCATCATCGGCCAGCTCCGCGAAGGCCTCACCGGCGAGATCGTCACCAAGGCCCCCAACGGCCGTATCTTCACCCCCATCAGCATCGAGACGAAGACCTACCGCTTGTTCCTGCTGGACAAGATCGGCTACGGCAACGTCAAGGAAGATGCCGGCAGCAACCTGCTGGTGCAGATCCTGATCGCCTGGGGCCCGATCCTGCTGATCCTGTTCCTGATCTACTTCTTCGTGTTCCGCAGCATCCGTGGCGCGGGCGGCGGGCCGGGCGGCATGCTCGGCAGCTTCGGCCGGTCCAAGCACAAAGTCCTCAACAAAGAACACTCGAACATCACCCTGGCCGACGTCGCGGGTATCGACGAAGCCAAGGACGAAGTCGGCGAGATCATCGAGTTCCTCAAGAACCCCAAGAAGTTCCAGCGTCTGGGCGGCCGCGTGCCGCGTGGTGTGCTGCTGATCGGTCGGCCGGGTTGCGGTAAGACGCTGCTGGCCAAGGCCGTGGCGGGCGAGGCGGATGCGCCGTTCTTCTCGATCTCTGGCTCGGACTTCGTCGAGATGTTCGTCGGCGTGGGTGCATCCCGTGTTCGCGACCTGTTCAAGCAAGCGAAAGACAGCTCGCCGTGCATCATCTTCCTGGACGAAATCGACGCCGTCGGCCGTCGCCGTGGCAGCGGGTTTTCGTCCGGTGGTCACGATGAACGTGAGCAGACGCTTAACGCGATCCTCGTCGAGATGGATGGCTTCGACAGCTCCGACCAGGTCATCGTGATGGCCTCGACCAACCGCGCGGATGTACTCGACCCGGCGTTGACCCGTCCGGGCCGGTTCGACCGCCAGGTGCAGGTGCAGCTGCCCGACATCAAGGGCCGGCTGGAGATCCTCAAGGTCCACGCCCGCAAGATCAAGCTCAATCCCCAGGCCGACCTCGAGAAGCTCGCCCGCGGCACGCCGATGTTCTCCGGTGCCGAGCTCGCGGCGATCATCAACGAGGCTGCCATCGGTGCGACCCTGCAGAACAAGGACTTTGTCGAGCAGGAAGACCTCGAAGAGGCCCGCGACAAGGTGCGCTACGGCCGATCGCGCAAGTCGCACAAGATCGAAGAAGAAGAGAAGAAGGTCATCGCCTACCACGAGGCCGGCCACGCCGTGGTCATGTACTACGACGAGCACTCCGAGCCGCTGCACAAGGTGACGATCATCCCGCGTGGCCAAGCGTTGGGTGCCACGTTCATGCTGCCCGACAAAGATCGCCACATCCAGAGCAAGCAGCAGCTGCTCTCGATGATGCGTGTCAGCTACGGCGGCCGGATCGCCGAGCAGATGTTCACCGGCGACCAGTACAACGGCACCGCCGGCGATATCCGCCAGGTCATGGGCGTCGCCCGGGCGATGGTGACCGAGTACGGCATGTCCGAAAAGCTCGGCTTCCAGATGCTGGGCGTCGATAGCCAGGCCCAGCCTTGGGAGCAGCCCGACAAGCTGTACTCGGATGAAACCGCCGAGCTCATTGATGCCGAGATCAAACGCCTGATCGATACGACGTATCAGGAAACCGTCGATCTCATCACCGAGCACAAGCAGCAGACCGAAGACCTCGCCCAGGCGCTGCTGAAGTACGAGACGCTGACCTACGAAGAGGTCGACAAGATCATGAAGGGTGAGCCCCTGAACAAGGCCACCGTCAGCGACCTGCTCGCCGCGGAGAAAGAAAAGCTCGAAGCCGAGCAAGCGGCACAGGCGGATGAGCCTTCGACCGATCGGGCAGCCGACGGCGACGACGACCCCGCCCCGGGCATCATGCCCACGCCCGCATAAAAGCCGTCGCACTCCAAACCCAATCACTCCCGACACCCTTTCCCAAGGGTGTCTTTTTTTGGTCCAGATAACCGCTGCACCAAGGCCATCGACCTCTCGTAGGAGAGTTATCCGGTCTTACGAATCGATTAATCGGTTTCATGAGCCGGCTTTGCTTAAACCCTCGACGAAACGGCTCACCCCACTCACATTTCTTGCCGAAGGCTGATTCGATACAGGTTTACCCTGAATAGAAACACTTCGAGAGGCTTCCATGTCCATTAAATTCAAACTCACTCTGCTCGCAGCCATCCCGCTCCTGGCGATCGCCCTGATGGGGATCAACAGCACTCTGGCCAACGCCCGGGTGGCCGGTGAGATGAAAGACATCCAGACCCTTGCCGACCTGGCGGTGCGCGTCAGCGCCTTGGTGCATGAAACCCAGAAGGAACGCGGCCGTACCGCGGGCTTCCTCGGCAGCAAGGGCGCGAAGTTCACCGCCGAGCTCTCGGATCAACGTAAGCTCGCGGACCAGCGCATCGCAGAGTTGTACGACTTCCTCGAAACGTTCGACGCCACCCACTTCGACCCCGCCTTCCAGGACAGCTTTGCCGCGGCGCTCGACGACCTCGAACAGATCCAAGGCAAACGCCAGGCCGTCTCTTCTCAGAGCATCACCACCGGCGACGCGCTGGGCTACTACACCGCGATGAACGGCAAGTTCCTCGACGCCATCGGCGTGATGTCAGAGCAGAGCATGGACGCGGACCTGACGCGGTCGATCACCGCCTACGTCCACTTCCTCAAAGGCAAGGAACGCGCCGGCATCGAGCGTGCGGTGCTGGCCAACACCTTCGCCGCCGACGCCTTCGGCCCGGGCATGTACAAAAAGTTCGTCTCGCTCGTCACCCAGCAGGACATCTACCTCAACGAGTTCAAGGCCCTCACCTCTGACGAAGCGTTGGCGTTTATCGACGAGGCCTCGGCCGACCCGTCCTTCGCCCAGGTGCAGTCCTACCGCGACACGGCGTTTGCCAACGCCGACAGGGGCAACTTCGGCGTCGATCCCGGCGTGTGGTTCAGCACGATCACCAACAAGATCAACAAGCTGAAAGAAACCGAAGACTTCCTCTCCGCCGAATTGCAAGGACAGGCCGAAGCGGCGGCTTCATCGGCGGCCAATACGATGCTTGCTTTCGCGGCTGCCACCGGCCTGATTGTTTTGCTTGGTGTCGCCGGGGCCTGGTTCATCATGCGTTCGATCAACCGCCCCATCGGGAAGCTGGTCGCCACGATCAACGAGATCCAAACCACCAATAATCTCAACCTCACTGCTGATACCTCCGCCAAAGGCGAAGTCGGCCAACTCGCTGGCTCCTTCAACGAGTTTGTAGGCACCCTCCGCGACATCATCGGTCAGGTCAGCCAATCCAGCGAAGAAGTCGCCGCCGCCGCCACCGAGGTCGCCGCGTGTAGCGATGAGCTCGCCCGTGGGATGGGTGAGCAGTCGTCTCAGGTCATGTCGATGAGCGCCGCCATCGAAGAGATGTCGGCCAGCGTCGTCGAGGTCGCCCGGCAAGCCAGCGACGCCGCGGGTGACGCCGACCAAGCCGGCAGCGTGGCCCGCGAGGGGCAAGGTGTGGTGCGCCAGACCGTCGACGGCATGCAGAGCATCAAAGACGCCGTGACCCACTCCGCTCAAGCCGTCTCCGAACTCGGCAAACGCGGCGAACAGATCGGTGAGATCATCGCCGTCATTAACGATATCGCCGACCAGACCAACCTCCTAGCCCTCAACGCCGCGATCGAAGCGGCCCGCGCCGGGGAGCACGGCCGCGGGTTCGCCGTCGTCGCCGACGAGGTCCGCAAGCTCGCCGACCGCACCACCCAGGCCACCGACGAGATCAGCCAGTCGATCATCGCGATCCAGAAAGACACCACCTCGGCCGTCGGCCGCATGAACACGGGCACCGATCAAGTCAACCACGGTGTGGAAACCGCCACCCAGGCCGGGACCAGCCTGGAGCAGATCGTGGGCACCTCCGAGAGTTTGGCCACCAAGGTGCAATCTATCGCCGCGGCCGCCGAGGAGCAGTCCTCCGCGGCCCAGGAAGTGGCGCTGGGCATCGAGCAGATCAACACCGTGAGCTCGTACTCCCTTGAGGGGACCCGCCAGGCCAACAAGGCTTCGGACCACCTGTCCCGCAAGGCCGAAGAGCTGCGGGAACTGGTCAGCCGATTCAACACGTAAAATCCCAAACCCGCCAACCGATCGCGCGCTATCGGGGCTATGCTTCTGCCATGCCCCAACGCCAAGCCTTCACGCTGATCGAACTCCTTGTCGTGATCTCGATCATCGCGATCCTCATCGGTATCCTGCTCCCCGCCCTCGGGGCCTCGCGCAAAGCCGCCCGCAACGTCGTTTGCCAGAGCAACCTGCGCAGCATCCACCAGCTCATCCACGTCTACGCCAGCGACTTCGATCAGAACATCCCGGTCGGCTACCGTGACACCAGCGCCAGCTTTCCGCCCCGCCTGCAATTCAACGCCAACGTCTACAGCGGCTTCGCCAGTAAGTTCGTGCTCTACGGCTGGCTGCACGAGCACGGGCTCATGGAGACACCCGAAGTCTTCTACTGCCCCGCCGAAACGAGCGAAGGGCAATCTTTCGATTCCGCCTCCAACCCCTGGCCACCCGGCACGCCGGGACAAAACGTCCTCACGAGCTACGGCATGGCCCCGCTCGCCCCCATCCCCGACGATGCCGTCAACGCCACCAACCTGCCCAAGCTCGACCTGCTCGGCCAGCAAGCAATCCTGGCCGACAGCGTCGGACTCCCCGAACGGGTCGATTCCCGCCACGGCGATGGTGTCCACGCGCTCTACGCCGACGCGGCCGTCCGCTGGATCGACCGCGATCGTTTCGATGCCGACCTTGAAGTGATTACTTCGCTGAGCGACACCTTCAACCCGCAGCAGCAGGCGATCTGGGACGTGATCAACGAGCGCTAAGCCGACAGAAGTGGGACTCCTCCCGCGGGGATTCTCCGCCTTGCACCACTCAAATCCAAACGCTCGCGGTAAGATCGGCACAGGTTGATTTCACGCGCGAGACCCAAGCTTGGCTGAGAACACCCGGCACTACAAGTTCCATCAAGGGAGAGCCGCTCACACCATGCGTGTGCTGATCCCTCTGTTTTTCGTAGCGTTTGCCGTCACCGCGTTTCTTTCTGGAGACGGCGGCGTGTGTATCGGTACCGGCATCAGCTTCTTCGCCATCCTGGCGGCCGTCGGCCTCTCGTTCAATCACTACACGGTGATCGACTTCGACCACGGCTGGGTCCAGCGGTGGACCACGGGGTTCTGGGGCGTCCCGGGAGACGTCAAAACCTACAGCTTCCACGAATTCAACGAGGTCCGGGTCACGCAAGACGAAGAGAGCTTTGAGCTGATCCTGATGCGTGGCCGCAAGAAACTGCGGTTAACGTGGGGCGGGGAAGAGCTATGCGAAGAAGGCAAAACGCTAGCGGGCCTGATGCGGCTGCCGCTGGATGACCGCAGCGAGCGAGCCAACCCTGCGGAATAATCTATTCCGCCAATCGGTACTCGCGCACGACGATACGGCCGAACTTCCCTATAGACGCCGGATCACCCAACACCGCGACGCTGTTTTCCCACTGCTCGGCGGGCCGGCTGGTGATCAGCCAGACCGTTTGGTATCCCTTGGCCCTCTCTTCGAGACGGTCCCGGGCGACGCGTTCGAGGGTGATGAAGTACGCCGTGGGGGCCTCGCCGTCGAACTCCGCGGCGGACAGATCGACCAGCCCGATGCGGTCGGCGGGGCCGGTGTCTTGAGGGTAGTAGTAATCGAACGCGGTGTCGTGGGGCTCCCAGATGAACACGAGCAGGTCGCCCGCCTCGTCGTGGTCCCGCACGTAGTCCGCGGCCCGGTCCCAAGGCGACTTCTCGATCAGGGCGTAGGAGGAGTGCACGTTCTTGGTCGACAGCAGCAGCAGGAAGCCGACGACGCCCAGACGCAGCGGCGTCGGCCGGATGGACATCAAGCCCGCCGCCATAAGCGCGAACATCGCCGGGGCGGTCCAGATGACCGCCCGGGTCAGGAACATCGGCCTCCACTGGCTGAGGGCGTACAACAACATGATGCCGCCCACGCCCATCCCCAGACACATCAGCAACGCCACCGGCCGCTTCCGCCAGGCCAACAAACCCAGGAGCATCGTGATCAGCCCCAGCGCCAACGCCACGAGGCCGATGCGGTTGAGGTGGTCGTAGAGGTAGATCTGCTCGAACGACTGCCAAACCGATCCCCAGTTCGCATCGGGGATCCACCAGTTGGTCTGCAGGCGGTTGGTCGCCTGGCCCATGATGCGCGGGATCCACCAGGCCCACCCCACGAGCACCAGCACGTTAGCGGCGAACCAGTTCCCGAAGAAGCCCCACCGCCGGCCGCCCGCCGTGAGCCACCAAGTGAAGGTCAAAAGCTGGATGCACGCCATCGGGACGACGGCGGTGTTGTGCGTGTAGAGCATCACCAGCGACGAGAGGATGTACCCCGCCCAGGCCAAGCCTAGGCGGAGACTCGCTTCGCCTTCGGCCGTGGACGGATTGTCCCCGCGCTTCCACCAGAGCCGACTCGCCGCGATCGGATGCCGCAGGAGAACCGAGAGGCAGACCATCGCGCCGAGGGCGAACGTGGTCATCATGCCGTAGGCCCGGGCTTCCTGGGCGTATTCGATCTGCATGGCCGCCACGGCATACAACGCCGCCGCCACCAGCCCCGTCCGCCGCCGCACCTCCGGGGCCGCCAGCCCCGCCGCGAGCAGGTAGGTCAATCCGATCGATGCCACACCCAGCACCGCCGACAGCGACCGCAGCGCCGCCTCCGATTCGCCGAACACCAGCCAAAGCCGCTGGACGCTGTAGTACAGCGGCGGGTTGGTCTCCAACACCGCCAACGGCCCCCAGAGCTCGCCCAGCGTTCGGCGGGCAAACCGCAGGGTCGCGCCCTCGTCACGCCACAGCGGCAGCACACCGATGCGGTAGAACCGCAGGGCCGTCCCGATCAACACTACCACGGCGAGCGCCAGCAACGCCGGGCCGCGTCGCTCGAGCAAGGCAGCCGAAGCCGCGGGTGCTTGGGGTGTGGTGGAGGCGTCGGCCGATTCGTTCAATCGTCTGTTCTCGCAGGTGTAGGGGCGGGCGTTCACACGGCCGAGGAAGGCTCAGCTTCGGCTGAATCTTCTGGCACGTCCACCGGTTGTTTGGCCTGGGCCTCGGCTCGCTGGGCGTAGCTGCGGCGTTTGAACACGAAGAAGCGGTTGCCCAGGAAGTTGAACATCATGCCCGCGCCAATCCCGATGACCGCCGAGAGCTGCAGCCCCAGGCCGAAGCCCGACAGCAGCGTCTGCCGCATGACGTAGGCCACGATGTAGTTGATCGTCGCGCCCGCCGAGGTGACCGTGAAGTACCCGGCCATCTGCTTCCAGAAGTTGCCGCCCCGCGCGTAGCCGAAAGTGAATCGGCGGTTGAGCAGGAAGTTGCTGAGCACGCTCACGGCGATGCCGCCAAGCAACGCCACGCCATCGGCAGCGCCGAGCAGCGACAACACGGTCAGGGTGACCAGGTTCACGACCATGCCCGAGCTGCCCACCGCCAGGAACTGCAAAAGCTCCATCGCGGTCGAGAACTTGTAGATGTACAGCCGGCGGAGGTGTTGGATGTAGAGCAGTTGCTGGCGGAGCGTGAGCTTGCTCTCGCCCAGGTCGCGGTCGCGGAAGTGGATCGGCACCTCGCCGACGTTCTCCAGCCGACACTTCACGATCAGCTCCAACGCGATCTTGTAGCCGACCGGGTTGAGGTCTTTGGCGTTGTCGAAGTCTTCTTTGCGCATCGCGAAGAATCCCGCCATGGGGTCCTTGCTGTCGGTGAGCGGCCGAGCCAGAAGCGTGGCGATGCGGCTGTTGAGCCAGCGGAACAAGCCCCAGTCGTCGTCGGTCGATCCGCCGGGGACGTAGCGCGAGCCGATGACGAACTGCTGGCCGGACTGCAGGGCGAGGATGAGGTGGGGGATGCGTTCGGGGGGGTGGCTGAGGTCGCAGTCCATGCAGACGATGGCCGGGTGGGTGGCCGCCTTCATGCCGTCGATCACCGACTGGCTCAGCCCGGGGTCTTCGGTCCGCACGAGGATACGGACCCAGGGGTAGCCGCAGTTCTCGACCGCCTCGACGCTGCCGTCCCGGCTGTTGTCGTCGGCGAAGATCAGCTCGAACTCGGCGTCGTAGGCCTCGGCCAGCGCGGCGATCCGCTCGATCAGGCGGGGGATGTTCTCCACCTCGCGGAACGTGGGCACGACGATACTGACCGGCGTGTGAAGCCGGATACTGGCCAGCTCGAGCTGAGCGATGTCGTTGTCTTCCACGTGGTCCGGCCCCTGCTTGGTGGGTGTCTCCCGACGAGTCGGGAGCTTCAGGTTATACCCTACATCGTTTAAGGGAGACACCAACTTAAAAAAAACGCCCACGGCGAGGGCCGTGGGCGTGGTGGGGTCTGGATTTCCGGGATAGCTAAGCGATTAGCCTTCCTGGTTTTCGAGGATGGTCTTGGCGACGTTGGCGGGGACCGCGGCGTACTTCAGCGGCTCCATGGCGTAGGACGCACGGCCCTGGCTCATGCCGCGGAGGCTGTTGGAGTAGCCGAACATCTCCGAGAGCGGGGCCTCGGCGGTGATGATGCGGACCACGCCACGCTCTTCGTCGCCGACGATGATCGCACGGCGGCGGTTGAGGTCGCCGGTGACGTT
Protein-coding regions in this window:
- the ftsH gene encoding ATP-dependent zinc metalloprotease FtsH; translation: MSDEKDPKINRGDDKRPARDNGNRSGKDDKPTGRGGGPGNNGKPNNVMSRGAFAWIMVGIIALVMLLLVNSAQNSASEVSWKEFYERAQNGDFDTNESLVVKNDRIIGQLREGLTGEIVTKAPNGRIFTPISIETKTYRLFLLDKIGYGNVKEDAGSNLLVQILIAWGPILLILFLIYFFVFRSIRGAGGGPGGMLGSFGRSKHKVLNKEHSNITLADVAGIDEAKDEVGEIIEFLKNPKKFQRLGGRVPRGVLLIGRPGCGKTLLAKAVAGEADAPFFSISGSDFVEMFVGVGASRVRDLFKQAKDSSPCIIFLDEIDAVGRRRGSGFSSGGHDEREQTLNAILVEMDGFDSSDQVIVMASTNRADVLDPALTRPGRFDRQVQVQLPDIKGRLEILKVHARKIKLNPQADLEKLARGTPMFSGAELAAIINEAAIGATLQNKDFVEQEDLEEARDKVRYGRSRKSHKIEEEEKKVIAYHEAGHAVVMYYDEHSEPLHKVTIIPRGQALGATFMLPDKDRHIQSKQQLLSMMRVSYGGRIAEQMFTGDQYNGTAGDIRQVMGVARAMVTEYGMSEKLGFQMLGVDSQAQPWEQPDKLYSDETAELIDAEIKRLIDTTYQETVDLITEHKQQTEDLAQALLKYETLTYEEVDKIMKGEPLNKATVSDLLAAEKEKLEAEQAAQADEPSTDRAADGDDDPAPGIMPTPA
- a CDS encoding methyl-accepting chemotaxis protein is translated as MSIKFKLTLLAAIPLLAIALMGINSTLANARVAGEMKDIQTLADLAVRVSALVHETQKERGRTAGFLGSKGAKFTAELSDQRKLADQRIAELYDFLETFDATHFDPAFQDSFAAALDDLEQIQGKRQAVSSQSITTGDALGYYTAMNGKFLDAIGVMSEQSMDADLTRSITAYVHFLKGKERAGIERAVLANTFAADAFGPGMYKKFVSLVTQQDIYLNEFKALTSDEALAFIDEASADPSFAQVQSYRDTAFANADRGNFGVDPGVWFSTITNKINKLKETEDFLSAELQGQAEAAASSAANTMLAFAAATGLIVLLGVAGAWFIMRSINRPIGKLVATINEIQTTNNLNLTADTSAKGEVGQLAGSFNEFVGTLRDIIGQVSQSSEEVAAAATEVAACSDELARGMGEQSSQVMSMSAAIEEMSASVVEVARQASDAAGDADQAGSVAREGQGVVRQTVDGMQSIKDAVTHSAQAVSELGKRGEQIGEIIAVINDIADQTNLLALNAAIEAARAGEHGRGFAVVADEVRKLADRTTQATDEISQSIIAIQKDTTSAVGRMNTGTDQVNHGVETATQAGTSLEQIVGTSESLATKVQSIAAAAEEQSSAAQEVALGIEQINTVSSYSLEGTRQANKASDHLSRKAEELRELVSRFNT
- a CDS encoding type II secretion system protein, whose amino-acid sequence is MPQRQAFTLIELLVVISIIAILIGILLPALGASRKAARNVVCQSNLRSIHQLIHVYASDFDQNIPVGYRDTSASFPPRLQFNANVYSGFASKFVLYGWLHEHGLMETPEVFYCPAETSEGQSFDSASNPWPPGTPGQNVLTSYGMAPLAPIPDDAVNATNLPKLDLLGQQAILADSVGLPERVDSRHGDGVHALYADAAVRWIDRDRFDADLEVITSLSDTFNPQQQAIWDVINER
- a CDS encoding glycosyltransferase family 39 protein, coding for MNESADASTTPQAPAASAALLERRGPALLALAVVVLIGTALRFYRIGVLPLWRDEGATLRFARRTLGELWGPLAVLETNPPLYYSVQRLWLVFGESEAALRSLSAVLGVASIGLTYLLAAGLAAPEVRRRTGLVAAALYAVAAMQIEYAQEARAYGMMTTFALGAMVCLSVLLRHPIAASRLWWKRGDNPSTAEGEASLRLGLAWAGYILSSLVMLYTHNTAVVPMACIQLLTFTWWLTAGGRRWGFFGNWFAANVLVLVGWAWWIPRIMGQATNRLQTNWWIPDANWGSVWQSFEQIYLYDHLNRIGLVALALGLITMLLGLLAWRKRPVALLMCLGMGVGGIMLLYALSQWRPMFLTRAVIWTAPAMFALMAAGLMSIRPTPLRLGVVGFLLLLSTKNVHSSYALIEKSPWDRAADYVRDHDEAGDLLVFIWEPHDTAFDYYYPQDTGPADRIGLVDLSAAEFDGEAPTAYFITLERVARDRLEERAKGYQTVWLITSRPAEQWENSVAVLGDPASIGKFGRIVVREYRLAE
- a CDS encoding glycosyltransferase; this encodes MEDNDIAQLELASIRLHTPVSIVVPTFREVENIPRLIERIAALAEAYDAEFELIFADDNSRDGSVEAVENCGYPWVRILVRTEDPGLSQSVIDGMKAATHPAIVCMDCDLSHPPERIPHLILALQSGQQFVIGSRYVPGGSTDDDWGLFRWLNSRIATLLARPLTDSKDPMAGFFAMRKEDFDNAKDLNPVGYKIALELIVKCRLENVGEVPIHFRDRDLGESKLTLRQQLLYIQHLRRLYIYKFSTAMELLQFLAVGSSGMVVNLVTLTVLSLLGAADGVALLGGIAVSVLSNFLLNRRFTFGYARGGNFWKQMAGYFTVTSAGATINYIVAYVMRQTLLSGFGLGLQLSAVIGIGAGMMFNFLGNRFFVFKRRSYAQRAEAQAKQPVDVPEDSAEAEPSSAV